The Pseudomonas cucumis sequence ACACGGACGCCATGGCCATGGCGTCATTGCTGCAACCACTCAAGCGTGAAACGTGGGTGTAATCATTGATGCCGATAAACAGTCCCTTGCGCATGATCACACCGCCGTATGCAGGCGAATCGCACTGACAATGCTGTTGGTGTTCCACGCGCATTCGGCGTGTGCGGCTTCGCGCACAACGTTGGAGATCCGTTCGGCGCCGAAGGGTTTGATCGCGATGATCACCTTGCCCATGCGCTTGGCGATCTCGATTTCCTTGTTGATCCATTTGCTGTACGTGGAATACATGCCCGCCATGATCAGCACCGCCGAACAAGGGCGTATTTTGTTT is a genomic window containing:
- a CDS encoding TIR domain-containing protein encodes the protein MQTFHLFISHSWNYSDAHDKLVKLLTAHPDFSFKNFSVPPHNPIIGAQTDKELIEAIENKIRPCSAVLIMAGMYSTYSKWINKEIEIAKRMGKVIIAIKPFGAERISNVVREAAHAECAWNTNSIVSAIRLHTAV